The Longimicrobium sp. genome window below encodes:
- a CDS encoding GntR family transcriptional regulator translates to MAITRVPLREQVHHAIIGRILREELAPGSRLSDSVLAGELGVSRTPIREALLRLEREGFLEVDVGRGFFVKPLSAREVREVYPILWTLEILALRTSPPPPRARLAELGRINAEMAGAAADPERRIDLDVEWHRALLEGCGNERLLEMIAGLKAVIRRYEYAYMQNAAHVPVSTGQHEQIARAVEDGDLETAVPLLEENWRFGMEDLLGWLENGGSGRVAAAQREATA, encoded by the coding sequence ATGGCCATCACCCGCGTTCCCCTGCGCGAGCAGGTCCATCACGCCATCATCGGCCGCATCCTGCGCGAGGAGCTGGCGCCGGGGAGCCGGCTCAGCGACTCGGTGCTGGCCGGCGAGCTGGGGGTGAGCCGCACCCCGATCCGCGAGGCGCTGCTGAGGCTGGAGCGCGAGGGGTTCCTGGAGGTGGACGTGGGGCGCGGCTTCTTCGTGAAGCCGCTCTCGGCGCGCGAGGTGCGCGAGGTGTACCCGATCCTGTGGACGCTGGAGATCCTGGCGCTGCGCACCTCGCCCCCGCCGCCGCGCGCCCGCCTGGCCGAGCTGGGCCGCATCAACGCCGAGATGGCCGGCGCCGCCGCCGACCCCGAGCGGAGGATCGACCTGGACGTGGAGTGGCACCGCGCGCTGCTGGAGGGGTGCGGCAACGAGCGCCTGCTGGAGATGATCGCCGGGCTCAAGGCGGTGATCCGGCGCTACGAGTACGCCTACATGCAGAACGCCGCGCACGTCCCCGTCTCCACCGGCCAGCACGAGCAGATCGCCCGCGCCGTGGAGGACGGCGACCTGGAGACGGCCGTCCCGCTGCTGGAGGAGAACTGGCGCTTCGGGATGGAGGATCTGCTCGGCTGGCTGGAGAACGGCGGGAGCGGGCGGGTGGCGGCGGCGCAGCGCGAGGCGACCGCCTGA
- a CDS encoding phytanoyl-CoA dioxygenase family protein, producing MTTITTEDWLETLEADGYAMVPYVLSRGEIGELLAALERAEGGGVRRRESVYAIRGLLEAVPEVRALARSAAVRALVEPVLGPGCFAVRGILFDKTPDANWKAPYHQDLTIAVRERREVAGFGPWSEKAGVPHVQPPAEVLERMLTVRLHLDDCGPGNGPVQVVPGSHRAGRLSAEQARHWRKGRGAVFACFDAGGALLMRPLLLHASSPAILPAHRRVVHLEFAVDDLPGGLEWHGRW from the coding sequence ATGACGACGATCACCACGGAAGACTGGCTGGAGACCCTCGAAGCCGACGGGTACGCCATGGTCCCGTACGTCCTCTCCCGGGGCGAGATCGGGGAGCTGCTGGCGGCGCTGGAGCGCGCCGAGGGCGGGGGCGTGCGGCGGCGCGAGAGCGTCTACGCCATCCGCGGCCTGCTGGAGGCGGTCCCCGAGGTGCGGGCCCTGGCGCGCTCGGCGGCGGTGCGCGCGCTGGTGGAGCCGGTGCTGGGGCCGGGGTGCTTCGCGGTGCGCGGGATCCTCTTCGACAAGACGCCCGACGCGAACTGGAAGGCGCCCTACCACCAGGACCTCACCATCGCCGTGCGCGAGCGGCGCGAGGTGGCGGGCTTCGGGCCGTGGTCCGAGAAGGCGGGCGTGCCGCACGTGCAGCCGCCCGCCGAGGTGCTGGAGCGGATGCTCACCGTGCGCCTGCACCTGGACGACTGCGGCCCGGGGAACGGCCCCGTGCAGGTGGTCCCCGGCTCGCACCGCGCCGGCCGCCTGAGCGCGGAGCAGGCGCGGCACTGGCGGAAGGGGCGCGGCGCCGTCTTCGCCTGCTTCGACGCGGGCGGCGCCCTGCTGATGCGCCCGCTCCTCCTGCACGCCTCCTCCCCCGCCATCCTCCCCGCCCACCGCCGCGTCGTGCACCTGGAGTTCGCCGTCGACGACCTCCCCGGCGGCCTGGAGTGGCACGGCCGCTGGTAG
- a CDS encoding undecaprenyl-diphosphate phosphatase, translating to MELVALFKVVVLGLVEGITEFIPVSSTGHLILFSDWLDFEGHKEFAFVIFIQLGAILAVVWMYRKKFLDVLRNWRSPESKRLVLNLVIATIPSVVVGLPTEKWVETHMSKPFLVAAALVAGGIGILLVERFVRHDKVGDVDAIPWKLALGVGLFQVLAILWPGISRSGATIMGGLALGLSRTAATEFSFFLAIPAMFGASLIKVGDIADVMTPADIPVFGVGFAVAFVSALLVIHALLRYVSRNSFRPFAWYRIVVGLVLIAVYWKARGF from the coding sequence AGGGGATCACCGAGTTCATCCCCGTCTCGTCCACGGGCCACCTGATCCTCTTCTCGGACTGGCTCGACTTCGAGGGGCACAAGGAGTTCGCCTTCGTCATCTTCATCCAGCTGGGCGCCATCCTGGCCGTGGTGTGGATGTACCGGAAGAAATTCCTGGACGTGCTGAGGAACTGGCGCTCGCCCGAGTCGAAGCGGCTCGTGCTGAACCTGGTGATCGCGACGATCCCCTCGGTGGTGGTGGGGCTGCCGACGGAGAAGTGGGTCGAGACGCACATGTCGAAGCCGTTCCTGGTGGCGGCGGCGCTGGTGGCGGGGGGGATCGGCATTTTGCTGGTGGAGCGCTTCGTCCGGCACGACAAAGTGGGCGACGTGGACGCGATCCCGTGGAAGCTGGCGCTGGGGGTGGGGCTCTTCCAGGTGCTGGCGATCCTCTGGCCGGGGATCTCGCGCTCGGGGGCCACCATCATGGGCGGGCTGGCGCTGGGGCTCTCGCGCACGGCGGCCACGGAGTTCTCGTTCTTCCTGGCCATCCCGGCCATGTTCGGCGCCTCGCTGATCAAGGTGGGCGACATCGCCGACGTGATGACGCCGGCGGACATCCCCGTCTTCGGCGTGGGCTTCGCGGTGGCGTTCGTCTCGGCGCTGCTGGTGATCCACGCGCTGCTGCGCTACGTGTCGCGCAACAGCTTCCGCCCCTTCGCCTGGTACCGGATCGTCGTCGGGCTCGTCCTGATCGCCGTCTACTGGAAGGCGCGGGGGTTCTGA